A single region of the Lycium barbarum isolate Lr01 chromosome 2, ASM1917538v2, whole genome shotgun sequence genome encodes:
- the LOC132628294 gene encoding uncharacterized protein LOC132628294, producing the protein MDYQLSYSKLETTTFRWLIYADGTVKIRVFDNFNIFLTFNNNEDFNVILYKRAIDLDGYQIWFQKWSPDFKLEEDIPIVPVWVLLPGLPFHMHTWHYVKQITEAAGIPIELDTTTKTMNRPSMAKVRAEIDLMKPLVHKVWIGTEYENDPIRAQSDESDKTKKGEQGRKQKEVIGGPDFQRGREPNRRNFDKDQKGKSALPNRIEGKNTIKDQYAVLDQEKDVEREEVVVNSVQNVENEYIIQDDGEGQTIGSDEVETIATPCEGNKSVTYLIKDTNDLQVITNQEE; encoded by the exons ATGGATTACCAGCTCTCTTATTCAAAACTCGAGACTACTACATTCCGATGGCTAATCTATGCAGACG GTACAGTAAAGATTAGGGTGTTCGACAATTTCAACATATTTTTGACTTTCAATAATAATGAAGATTTCAATGTTATCCTCTACAAAAGAGCAATTGATCTTGATGGGTATCAAATTTGGTTTCAAAAATGGTCGCCAGACTTCAAACTCGAAGAAGATATTCCGATTGTGCCGGTGTGGGTGCTACTGCCAGGACTACCATTTCATATGCACACATGGCACTACGTGAAACAAATCACTGAGGCAGCAGGTATCCCTATTGAGCTTGACACAACCACTAAAACTATGAACAGACCAAGCATGGCAAAGGTACGAGCTGAAATTGATCTTATGAAACCTTTAGTTCATAAAGTTTGGATTGGTactgaatatgaaaatgatcccataAGAG CCCAAAGTGACGAGAGTGATAAGACGAAAAAGGGAGAGCAGGGTAGGAAGCAAAAAGAAGTTATTGGTGGACCTGATTTTCAAAGAggaagagagcctaatagaagaAACTTTGATAAAGATCAAAAGGGTAAAAGTGCTCTGCCAAACAGAATAGAGGGAAAA AATACTATCAAGGATCAATATGCTGTCTTGGATCAGGAAAAAGATGTAGAAAGGGAGGAAGTCGTGGTTAACTCTGTGCAAAACGTGGAAAATGAGTACATCATTCAAGATgatgggg AGGGTCAAACAATTGGTAGTGATGAAGTGGAGACCATAGCTACACCTTGTGAGGGTAATAAATCTGTCACTTACCTCATTAAAGACACCAATGATCTGCAAGTTATAACTAATCAAGAGGAATGA